GTGAGGGAGGCCCTTCGGCTGGGAGCAGCTGATTATCTGCATAAACCTACCATGGATGAAGATGAAATTGCGGACACGATGCAAAAGGTCATCTCCCGTTTTAAATTGCCCTCAAATGAGCCGCCGCAGCGTACGGAAGAAGAAAGAAACGAGTTCTGTTTATCGCTGCTGGATCCTTTTACGTTTCCGGCGGAGCCTATGAAGCTCCTGCCCGAGCTCGCGGACGAATCTTATAAGGAAGGTTATGAACTTGCGATTATCCGCAAAAGATGCGACGCGGTTCAGGAGAATGAAGATTCGGAACAGCTGCGTTTTCTTTCCATTCTGCACCTTATGAGCAAGCTGGTGGCAAAGGACTGGGGAGGGCTGGTCTTTCACCGGAATTTCCGTGAAATGATTTGGATAGCTCCCGTCCGTTCTCTAACCGGGGATGGCGATATGCCAAGTTATTTGAACGGCTTGCGGCAAAAGGTGCTTGAGCTGTTGAACGTCCGGCTGATCTTTGCTTGCGGCTCTTCTGCCTGCAGGGATATTTCCAGCCTGCCGGGCGCCTATATGTCCGCGCTTTTGCGTTTTCCCCGCAATGAACAGAGCGACAGCTTTATTGTGCGCCGGGCTAAAGAATATGTGGACCGGCATCTGCTGGACGATGTCACGCTGGCCAAGGTCGGGGAATCCATTCACGTTAGTCCGGGATATTTGAGCAGGATTTTTCTTAAGGAAATCGGTGAAAACTTCAGCGATTACATCATACGCAACAAAATGGAAATCGCCCAAAAAATGCTGCGCGAGACCAGCCGCAAGGTGTATGAAATCGCGGCCGATCTCGGATACAGCAACCCCTATTACTTCAGTAAGCTGTTCAAGGACCGTACGGGACTCACCCCTCTTGAATACCGCAATCAATGAACCGGAGCCGGCAAGCATACCGAGCGAAAGTTAAAAAAACGTATGATTTTGCAAAAATCATCTATTGCCGGGACCGGAAGCAGCCACAGGATCTGTGTACACGTCAAAATTGCATATGAAAAAGCCGATTCGCGCGCTACTATCACCAGGAGCTAATCATTAGAATGAATGGTGCAAGAGGTTGAATGACCAGTAGAGAAAGGGGCGAAACAAGTATGATGCAGGAACTAGCGAAAGCGCCAGTAATTGAACGCTGGGGGAGATTTGAACTGTTCCTTCCCGGCCCGGAGGACGGTAATCCCTTTACAGATGTGACGTTTGGAGCACGTTTCCGTCAGGGACGCCGGATCATTGAGGCAGACGGTTTCTATGACGGGGAAGGCTGTTACCGTGTGCGTTTTATGCCGGATACTTTGGGGGTATGGGCTTATGAGACGGTTAGCAATGTGCCAGAATTGAATCTTGTTCAAGGCACATTTAAATGTGTTGACCCTTCAGCGGGAAATCACGGACCCGTTGGAGTGGATCGCGAAGTCCATTTCGCCTATGCCGACGGCAAACCCTTCTTTTCCTTCGGAACTACAAGTTATGTATGGAATCACCAGGACGAAGAGCTGCAGGAGATTACCCTTCGCAGTCTGGCCAAAGCGGGTGCTTTTAATAAAATTCGAATGTGCGTTTTTCCAAAGCACTATGATTACAATTTGAACGAACCGGCATTGTACCCATTTGCAGGGTCTCTGGAAAAGGGCTGGGATTTCACGGCATTCAATCCCGCCTACTGGCGGCAGCTTGAACGCAGGCTTGAGGATCTGCAAAAGCTTGGCATCGAGGCCGATCTCATCCTTTTTCATCCTTATGACCGGTGGGGATTTGCGGAGATGACTCCCGAGACTGACGATTTTTATCTGCGTTATGCCGTCGCCCGTCTCTCGGCGTTTCGCAACATCTGGTGGTCGCTGGCTAACGAGTTCGATCTGATGAAGGCCAAAACGATGCGGGATTGGGATCGGTTCTTCAGAATCATTCAGGAGCGCGATGCTTACGATCATCTCCGGTCCATTCACAACTGGCACCATCCGGGTATCCATTACCGCAGCAACCTGCATTGGTATGACCATAGCAAGCCGTGGGTTACACATGCGAGCATCCAGCACCATGATCTCCATTTTGTCGGCGAATGGCAGGAGACCTACCGGAAGCCCATTGTCGTGGACGAATGCCGTTATGAAGGAAATCTAAACCACGGATGGGGGAATATCACGGCGGAACGGATGGTAGAATGCTTCTGGGAAGGCATGCTGAATGGCGGTTATGTCACGCATGGGGAAACTTTTCTGCATGAAGACAATATCATCTGGTGGTCGCACGGAGGAACACTGCACGGAGAAAGCCCGTCCAGAATCCAATTTCTCCGCCGTATTATCGAAGCTGGACCGCAGCTCGGCCGCCTGAGCGCTGACTTTCAGTGGGATACTGCGGCGGGCGGGGTGGATGGTGAATATTATCTCGTGTATTTCGGCTCAAGCCGTCCGGGATTCCGCATGTTGCCGCTGCCGGAGGGCACCACTTTTACCATTGAACTGATCGATACATGGAATATGACGATTACTCCGCTGCCTGGAGCATATGAAGGAACATGCCGCGTGGAATTACCAGGCAAGCCTTACCAAGCGCTGCGCATTCAAGCTACCAACCAATAAACGTAGGGGGACATACATGATGAAAAAATGGGTTGCATTGCTGGCTAGTGTTCTGCTTGTAGTTACGGGCGCAGTTGGGTGTTCATCGGATGCGGGGCAACAAAGTCAGGAGGGCTCATCCTCCGGCAGCCCCAAGGTCAGTATTTCCTTGTGGACACTGAATACGGGGTGGGCATGGCTGCAGTCGGCAGTTAAAGATTTTGAAAGCGCTAACCCGGATATTGATGTGGAGCTTACCCAGTATGAGGTAGACCCATTCAAGGAAAACCTCAAGGTGGCGGCAAGCTCGAAGACGCTGCCGGATATGTGGTTTACATGGGGCGGATCGCTGGGATCCTTTTACCCGGAAAATGGCATGACCATGGATTTGACTCAGGTGGCTAAAGACCACAAATGGTCCGAAAAATACAATAAAACCGCTATTGATATGTCCACTTTTAACGGGAAAATTTCCGGGATTCCGATGCACTTGAATGTACTGGGCATGTGGTACCCGAAAGAGCTGTATCAGAAGCTGAATTTGAAAGCGCCTTCAAAATTTGCCGACTTTGAGTCCCAACTGAAAACGCTAAAGGATAACGGGGTTACCCCTCTGGCTTTCGGCAGTAAAGGCGGATGGCATACGATGCGACTAACCGAGCAGTTGCTTGAGCATTTTGCTGGTCCGGAACTGCATGACAAACTGAACAATCTGGAGGCGTCATGGAACGATCCGGCGGTCGTTAAAACGTTTGAAAAGATTAAAGAATATACGGACAAGGGTTACTTCCCGATGGGTTATTCCTCATTGGATCCAAGTGAAGCCGAAATGCTGTTTTACCAGCAGTCGGCGGGCATTATTAATGAGGGAACCTGGTTTGACGGCAACATTACTGAAAATGGCTTTGATCCGGCAAAATTTGATGTATTCAATTTTCCGACAGAACAAACGCCGACACGTGCATCCGTGTTCGCGGAAATGCTGCAGATCAACGGCGCATCAGACCCTGCGAAGCAAGAAGCGGCTATCAAACTTGGCGAGTATTTAACAAGTGTTGAGGTGGTCAATAAATATATCAATGATTATGGTTCACCGGCTACACTAGGCTTCACTGTCTCGGAAAAGACACCACATATTCAGCCGCTGCTTGACAGCGCGAAGAATGGCGGTTTCCTGATTACTGACCAGGCTCTTCCGCAGGAGGTCGTGCAGAAGCTGTTCGAAGCACAGGATAAAGTGGCGCTGAACGAGTGGACACCGCAGCAGGCCGCCGAAAACATGGAGAACGCCGTGTCTGCGTACAAAAGCAAACAGAAATGATGATCAGGGCCTTACCGCCTGGACTGGATCGAGCAAGGCGTCAGCAGGAAATTTCTGCTGACGCGATTTATGTGGAAAGGGGAGAATGGCATGACATCAAGAATGCTTAAACCGTGGCTGTTTCTGCTGCCTGCTTTAATTATTTACTTAACGGTTATTTTTGTGCCGGCGGTATACACCTTTTTTCTCAGTTTTTTCAGCTGGAATGGAGTTGCTCCCCATAAAGAGTTTGTAGGCTTGGGCAACTATGCCGAATTGTTCACGCAGGATACCGTGTTCATGAGAGCGCTGAAAAACAATCTGTTCTGGATGATCGGTTCTCTAACGCTGATTATGGGGGCAGGTCTGGGATTGGCGCTGCTGCTGAACAAAAAGCTGAAGGGGCGGATCTTTTTCCGCGGTGTATTCTACTTTCCGTATGTATTGTCAGGTATTGTTGTTGCCACCGGATGGACCTGGCTCTACAATCCAACGCAGGGATTTGTCAATAAAATGCTGGCTTTGCTGGGGCTAGAAAGCTGGCAGCATGCCTGGCTGGCAGAGCCGGATATCGCACTGTACGCTGTTTTTGCAGCGGCCATGTGGCAGGGCATCGGACAGCCTATGGTTCTTTTCCTGGCAGGGTTGCAGAGTATTCCGCATGACCCGTATGAAGCGGCTTTGATCGACGGAGCGAAACCGTATCAGTCCTTTTTCTATATCACGCTGCCGCTGCTGCGCGAAACGTTTGTCATTGTGGTGGCCACGACGCTGATTGCTTCCATGAAAGTTTATGACATTATTTACGGCATGACCGGCGGTGGCCCTGCCGAAAGCACCCAGGTGCTCTCGTCATGGATGTACAGTCAGACATTCAAGTTTGCGAATATCGGAATGGGTTCGGCAATTGCCTTTATTCTTGTATTGGTTTCCATGACCATCATCATTCCTTATGTTTATTACACGACCAGGAAATCCTATGTATAACGTGCAGAAAGAGAGTGGTGCAGCATGGAGGAATTGAGAGTCCACCCGGCAGTAAAGGTATTACGGTACGTATTCCTGATTATTTTTGCGGCCATATTTTTAATCCCGGTCCTGTTTATCGCCTTCACTGCGCTGAAATCGAGAGCGGATCTGATGACCAGCCCGTTTTACGCGCTGCCTGAAAAATTTCAGTGGGATAACTTTCTGAAAGCGTGGGACCAGGGTAAAATGAGCATGTACATGAAAAATACGTTGTTCATCTGTCTCGTCAAGGTACCGCTGGGCATCCTGATCGAAGCGTTCGCGGCATTTGCCTTGACTAGGCTGAATTTTAAATGGAGTAATTCGATGTTTGCCTTTTTCCTGATCGGTATGATGATCCCAATGCAGGCCACACTTGTACCCTTGAATATACTTCTCAACAAAACGCATCTTGTCAGCACGTATCCCGGAATCTTTCTCGTGTATGTCGGATTCGGCATTCCGTTTGGCATTCTGATTTTGCGCGGCTTCTTCCGCACCATTCCGAAGGAAATCGATGAGTCTGCCTTGATTGACGGATGCGGAGACATGGGGAAATTTTTTCGGATTATATTACCCTTATCCATGCCGGCCATCGCCACGCTTGTCATCTTTGACTTTATGGCAACCTGGAATGAGTTTTTGCTGGCGCAGATTTTTATCACCAAGGATACGATGAAGACCATTACAACCGGGCTGCTTGCCTTTAAAGGCGAGCATTCAACCGATTATACGCTGCTGAACGCCGGTGTGCTGATCTCCATTATTCCGACTCTGTGTGTCTACCTGTTATTTCAGAAATACTTTGTTTCCGGCCTAGCAGGCTCGGTTAAGGGCTAATGTTCATATGTTGTCATATAAGCGATAGAGTTCTCTCCTTCAATGAAAGGAAGAGAACTCTTTTTTCAAGAAATTCAATTCTTTTGAATATAAATGGGCATGTTGGCTGTGATATGCTGCTTTTTAAATTTAGAAAGCAGCAGGAATGATATTACCATCGTGATCACTTCTGTGCAAGGAAAGGTAAGCCATGTCCAGAACAAGCCTTTGTGAGAAAACAGCCACGCAAGCGGAACTAACAATATGACCTGTCGGAGTATGGTCACAGAGATGCTCCTAAAGCCACGACTGGTTGCCTGAAAGAAGGTCGGTGTGATCAGTGTAAAAGCTGCCGGGATAAAGCTTGCACCAATAATACGAAAAGCTGGAACCCCAATTTCAATAATATCCGGATTGCTCGTGAAGATGCGCAGTAATTGTTCCGGCAGGAAACAGAATATTGCTGTACCGAGGCTCATCAAAAGAACGCCTATGCCATTGGCATATTTCAATGTATCCCACATTCTTTTAGGCTTTCCTGCCCCATAATTAAAGCTAATGATTGGTAATATCGCCTGATCCAGCCCCATCAGCGGAACAAAGAAAAAGGTTTGGATTTTATAATAAATCCCCAAGACCGTTACCGCGTTTTCCGTGAAACTTGCGAGTATCAAATTCAACCCTACAATATATATTGTAAAAAGCGACTGCATGATCATAGATGGAGCACCAGCGGAATAAATGTTACTCATGATACGAAGATTGGCTTTTCTGTTTCTGAATTTTATTTTTCCTTTTTTGTTGGCGGCAAATATGGTGATGAACATGGCGGTAATTTGTCCGGTAACCGTCGCAATCGCAGCGCCCTCAACACCAAAGGAGGGGATGAAGCCCCACCCGAAAATAAAAATAGGATCTAAAACACAGTTGATGACAGCGCCGGTTACCTGTGCGATCATCGGGGTTACCATATTGCCTGAAGCCTGTAAGACTTTGGTGCAATGACTTTCTATGAAAATCCCGAAGGAAAATAAAAGAATCACTTTCCCGAAAGAAAGACCGTAAACGAGAACATCTGGTGTCGAAGTTGACATTTCAAAATAGGGTCGAAGCAGCAGCAGGCCAGCCAACATGAATAGAATCCAATTTACAACAGCGAGCAGCAAGCCATTGAAGGCGGTATTTTGTGCGGATTGCTTGTCGTTCGCTCCTAAAAAGCGGGAAATAAGTGCGTTTGTACCTACGCCGGAACCGGTTGCCAAAGCAATCATCAGCAGCTGGATCGGAAATATGAGGGAGAGTGCCGTCAGGCCATGTTCAGAATAACGGGACACAAACCAGCTATCTACAATGTTATAAAGTGACTGAATTAACAAAGCCAACATAACTGGCGGCGCCAGCTTTAGAACCGGTTCATCAGCCAGTGAAACTTCTTTTCGCATAAAAAATATCCTCCTTTGCATAGAGGATATTGTAAAAGTTGGAGCGACTCCAATGTCAAGAAAAAAAGAATCTGATCATTTTTTTAGCAGCATTTTTATTTCACAAGGATACTGCATGTAGGCATAAAGCTGTAATCCAATTTCATCTGCTATGATAAAATCAGCTTTATAATCATGCTCATTAATCCAGTTAACAAGCGGCGAAAAGTCAGCCGTATCCTTCGATACGTCTGTGATAAAACAGGCATATTTGCCGCCCGGAATGGTCAAAATGTCCTTTTCCTCAACATATTGATATTGCCCGGAGCCCACTTCAATATATCCGCCAGTCTTATGGAATTGATTATTGAAAATATCTTCGGTGTTTAGGAAATAGCCGTAATTCCGTTTTATAGATTCAGTATGGAGTACCTCGTTCCGGTAGGCTTGATGGAGCTGCAGTTGATAAGCGGACTCGTTTTTTCGATTGATCCCTATCACTTTGCGTTCCGGTAATGTTTTTACGCAAATATTTTGTGCTTGACGGGCTTTTGCAATTTGACTATTTTGAGACTCATACCACGAGATATCATCTGCGATACGCATATAGTAATTGCTGAGCCGGATTGCATCGGCACGGTGCTCCAGAAGCAATTCAACAATCTTATTATTGTCATGCAGGTCGAGTACGGACTTGATCTTTTCTAAAGAGATACCCAATTTACGGCAACAGAGTATAATGTCAATACGCCAAAACTGATTGAATGTGTAATAGCGGTAATTATTTTTGGGGTCAACGTAGCCTGGTTTTAAAAGGCCGCTTTTATCATAAAATCTCAGGGTGTCTTTAGAAATGCCTGTGATTTGGCTTACTTCGCCCACGGTATATTTTTTTCATTCATGGTTTGCACATCCTATTTTACTCATGATTGGAGCACTCAAGTTTCATCCAGAGTCAACAAAATTTTAATATTTTATCATTTCATATTTTTATAACTGACACTTATTAGTAATTAAGAATAACACAAAGTTGCCTACTTGGCTGTGGCGTCTTACCAAGAAGGCATTCACTCTTCGCATGAATCGTGCAGCTTCGTGGTAGAAAAATACACCTTTCCGCTGTCCATTAAGCCCATCTATTGCAGCATATCCGGGAATTCGGTACAATTTACTCATACTAGATAAGAGTAAACTGGAAGGGGAGAGCAAAGGTTGAGGAAGGAATATTGTA
This DNA window, taken from Paenibacillus kribbensis, encodes the following:
- a CDS encoding response regulator — protein: MWNLLVVDDESIVRMGLRYMLDWEDLGICWKAEAADGKEALRILEEENIHFVMTDIRMPGMDGIELAQKIRHRNPEIQIIFLSSYDTFSYVREALRLGAADYLHKPTMDEDEIADTMQKVISRFKLPSNEPPQRTEEERNEFCLSLLDPFTFPAEPMKLLPELADESYKEGYELAIIRKRCDAVQENEDSEQLRFLSILHLMSKLVAKDWGGLVFHRNFREMIWIAPVRSLTGDGDMPSYLNGLRQKVLELLNVRLIFACGSSACRDISSLPGAYMSALLRFPRNEQSDSFIVRRAKEYVDRHLLDDVTLAKVGESIHVSPGYLSRIFLKEIGENFSDYIIRNKMEIAQKMLRETSRKVYEIAADLGYSNPYYFSKLFKDRTGLTPLEYRNQ
- a CDS encoding DUF5605 domain-containing protein is translated as MQELAKAPVIERWGRFELFLPGPEDGNPFTDVTFGARFRQGRRIIEADGFYDGEGCYRVRFMPDTLGVWAYETVSNVPELNLVQGTFKCVDPSAGNHGPVGVDREVHFAYADGKPFFSFGTTSYVWNHQDEELQEITLRSLAKAGAFNKIRMCVFPKHYDYNLNEPALYPFAGSLEKGWDFTAFNPAYWRQLERRLEDLQKLGIEADLILFHPYDRWGFAEMTPETDDFYLRYAVARLSAFRNIWWSLANEFDLMKAKTMRDWDRFFRIIQERDAYDHLRSIHNWHHPGIHYRSNLHWYDHSKPWVTHASIQHHDLHFVGEWQETYRKPIVVDECRYEGNLNHGWGNITAERMVECFWEGMLNGGYVTHGETFLHEDNIIWWSHGGTLHGESPSRIQFLRRIIEAGPQLGRLSADFQWDTAAGGVDGEYYLVYFGSSRPGFRMLPLPEGTTFTIELIDTWNMTITPLPGAYEGTCRVELPGKPYQALRIQATNQ
- a CDS encoding ABC transporter substrate-binding protein — encoded protein: MKKWVALLASVLLVVTGAVGCSSDAGQQSQEGSSSGSPKVSISLWTLNTGWAWLQSAVKDFESANPDIDVELTQYEVDPFKENLKVAASSKTLPDMWFTWGGSLGSFYPENGMTMDLTQVAKDHKWSEKYNKTAIDMSTFNGKISGIPMHLNVLGMWYPKELYQKLNLKAPSKFADFESQLKTLKDNGVTPLAFGSKGGWHTMRLTEQLLEHFAGPELHDKLNNLEASWNDPAVVKTFEKIKEYTDKGYFPMGYSSLDPSEAEMLFYQQSAGIINEGTWFDGNITENGFDPAKFDVFNFPTEQTPTRASVFAEMLQINGASDPAKQEAAIKLGEYLTSVEVVNKYINDYGSPATLGFTVSEKTPHIQPLLDSAKNGGFLITDQALPQEVVQKLFEAQDKVALNEWTPQQAAENMENAVSAYKSKQK
- a CDS encoding carbohydrate ABC transporter permease, with product MTSRMLKPWLFLLPALIIYLTVIFVPAVYTFFLSFFSWNGVAPHKEFVGLGNYAELFTQDTVFMRALKNNLFWMIGSLTLIMGAGLGLALLLNKKLKGRIFFRGVFYFPYVLSGIVVATGWTWLYNPTQGFVNKMLALLGLESWQHAWLAEPDIALYAVFAAAMWQGIGQPMVLFLAGLQSIPHDPYEAALIDGAKPYQSFFYITLPLLRETFVIVVATTLIASMKVYDIIYGMTGGGPAESTQVLSSWMYSQTFKFANIGMGSAIAFILVLVSMTIIIPYVYYTTRKSYV
- a CDS encoding carbohydrate ABC transporter permease, which produces MEELRVHPAVKVLRYVFLIIFAAIFLIPVLFIAFTALKSRADLMTSPFYALPEKFQWDNFLKAWDQGKMSMYMKNTLFICLVKVPLGILIEAFAAFALTRLNFKWSNSMFAFFLIGMMIPMQATLVPLNILLNKTHLVSTYPGIFLVYVGFGIPFGILILRGFFRTIPKEIDESALIDGCGDMGKFFRIILPLSMPAIATLVIFDFMATWNEFLLAQIFITKDTMKTITTGLLAFKGEHSTDYTLLNAGVLISIIPTLCVYLLFQKYFVSGLAGSVKG
- a CDS encoding MATE family efflux transporter yields the protein MRKEVSLADEPVLKLAPPVMLALLIQSLYNIVDSWFVSRYSEHGLTALSLIFPIQLLMIALATGSGVGTNALISRFLGANDKQSAQNTAFNGLLLAVVNWILFMLAGLLLLRPYFEMSTSTPDVLVYGLSFGKVILLFSFGIFIESHCTKVLQASGNMVTPMIAQVTGAVINCVLDPIFIFGWGFIPSFGVEGAAIATVTGQITAMFITIFAANKKGKIKFRNRKANLRIMSNIYSAGAPSMIMQSLFTIYIVGLNLILASFTENAVTVLGIYYKIQTFFFVPLMGLDQAILPIISFNYGAGKPKRMWDTLKYANGIGVLLMSLGTAIFCFLPEQLLRIFTSNPDIIEIGVPAFRIIGASFIPAAFTLITPTFFQATSRGFRSISVTILRQVILLVPLAWLFSHKGLFWTWLTFPCTEVITMVISFLLLSKFKKQHITANMPIYIQKN
- a CDS encoding MerR family transcriptional regulator; the protein is MGEVSQITGISKDTLRFYDKSGLLKPGYVDPKNNYRYYTFNQFWRIDIILCCRKLGISLEKIKSVLDLHDNNKIVELLLEHRADAIRLSNYYMRIADDISWYESQNSQIAKARQAQNICVKTLPERKVIGINRKNESAYQLQLHQAYRNEVLHTESIKRNYGYFLNTEDIFNNQFHKTGGYIEVGSGQYQYVEEKDILTIPGGKYACFITDVSKDTADFSPLVNWINEHDYKADFIIADEIGLQLYAYMQYPCEIKMLLKK